In one Granulicella cerasi genomic region, the following are encoded:
- a CDS encoding YdcF family protein encodes MMMLKLFAALLFVLPTTIPDAAPAGVTPEVWASYRAIPTHNTEAKHFDAIIVLGVPTMPDGSASPEEISRMDEGIAEWKRGVAPVIIPTGGKAHNKFFEAHAMKLYAMSKGVPAEAIIEEGQATNTVENLWYSYKIMEEHGWKSAEVVSAPYHLPRTGLILEHYKGLQWRTHASGWPPEYDEAHIEKAFGNEANYCWKLMHEGFKPTPFLPSDATAEPIASH; translated from the coding sequence ATGATGATGCTGAAGCTCTTCGCCGCGCTGCTGTTTGTCCTGCCGACGACAATCCCCGATGCTGCTCCAGCAGGCGTAACGCCTGAGGTATGGGCGAGCTACAGGGCGATCCCGACGCATAACACTGAGGCGAAGCACTTCGACGCGATCATCGTGCTCGGCGTGCCGACGATGCCCGACGGCTCTGCCTCGCCCGAAGAGATTTCGCGCATGGACGAGGGCATCGCCGAGTGGAAGCGCGGCGTCGCGCCGGTGATCATCCCGACAGGCGGCAAAGCGCACAACAAGTTCTTCGAAGCGCACGCGATGAAGCTCTACGCCATGTCGAAGGGCGTCCCCGCCGAAGCCATCATCGAGGAAGGCCAGGCAACGAACACCGTCGAGAACCTCTGGTACTCGTACAAGATCATGGAAGAGCACGGCTGGAAGTCGGCCGAAGTGGTGAGTGCGCCGTATCATCTGCCGCGCACCGGCTTGATCCTCGAACATTACAAGGGTCTGCAATGGCGCACCCACGCCTCCGGCTGGCCGCCCGAATACGACGAAGCCCACATCGAAAAGGCCTTCGGCAACGAAGCGAACTACTGCTGGAAGCTCATGCACGAGGGTTTCAAGCCGACGCCGTTTTTGCCGAGCGACGCAACTGCCGAGCCGATTGCGAGTCACTAA
- a CDS encoding M20/M25/M40 family metallo-hydrolase, which yields MANLDPIALTKQLVDIESTTYHEGVCGEFLAAYLAEIGWEVSRQTVEQPDKAKSPGAGDGPRFNVIATKQGVEPKLFFSTHFDTVPPFLGPCREDETHLYGRGVCDAKGILAAQVAAAQRLAAEGLPVGMLFVVGEERDSAGAKVANQHPVKSSRFLINGEPTENKLALASKGCLRVELYARGKAAHSAYPELGDSAIDKLVAALAKIQELQLPVVEGIGDTTLNVGLLSGGRAPNVIADKAEAHLLVRLVGPSEPIREGILACCEGLCEVEFSLELPFVQMRALDGFETMVAKYTTDIPSLTNWGEPFLLGPGTILVAHTPDEVIAKQEILDCVELYVKLARQLLTT from the coding sequence ATGGCAAACCTTGACCCGATCGCGCTGACCAAGCAGCTTGTCGACATTGAATCCACCACGTATCACGAAGGTGTGTGCGGCGAATTTCTCGCGGCCTACCTTGCTGAGATTGGCTGGGAAGTCTCGCGTCAGACGGTGGAGCAACCGGACAAGGCGAAGTCGCCCGGCGCGGGTGACGGGCCACGCTTCAACGTGATCGCGACGAAGCAAGGCGTCGAGCCGAAGCTGTTCTTCTCGACACACTTCGACACCGTGCCGCCGTTCCTCGGCCCATGCCGCGAAGATGAGACGCACCTCTACGGTCGCGGCGTTTGCGATGCGAAGGGCATCCTCGCCGCACAGGTTGCCGCTGCTCAGCGACTCGCAGCAGAAGGCCTGCCGGTCGGCATGTTATTTGTGGTCGGCGAAGAGCGCGACTCCGCTGGCGCGAAGGTGGCCAATCAGCATCCGGTGAAGTCATCACGCTTTCTCATCAATGGTGAGCCCACAGAGAACAAGCTGGCGCTCGCGTCCAAGGGCTGCCTGCGCGTCGAACTTTACGCGCGGGGCAAGGCCGCGCACTCGGCTTACCCGGAGCTCGGTGACTCGGCGATCGACAAGCTCGTCGCCGCGCTCGCGAAGATTCAGGAGCTGCAGCTGCCGGTCGTCGAAGGCATCGGCGACACCACGCTGAACGTCGGTCTACTCTCCGGTGGCCGTGCGCCGAACGTCATCGCCGACAAAGCCGAAGCGCACCTGCTCGTTCGCCTCGTCGGCCCGAGTGAGCCGATTCGCGAAGGCATCCTCGCTTGCTGCGAAGGTCTCTGCGAGGTGGAGTTCTCGCTTGAGCTGCCGTTCGTGCAAATGCGCGCGCTCGATGGCTTCGAGACGATGGTCGCAAAGTACACCACCGATATCCCGTCGCTGACGAACTGGGGCGAGCCGTTCCTGCTCGGTCCCGGCACGATCCTCGTCGCGCACACGCCGGACGAGGTGATCGCCAAGCAGGAGATTCTCGACTGCGTGGAACTCTACGTAAAGCTCGCACGCCAGTTGCTCACCACCTAG
- a CDS encoding alpha/beta hydrolase, giving the protein MSGQVRTIEDLRGPAGRLEAVMNTGTQDALYAAVVAHPHPLYGGTMHNKVVYHAAKAFNSFGLPTLRFNFRGVGLSEGEHANGSGEIDDVRAAVDWMDREFRLPILFAGFSFGSNIGFRACCGDRRIAGLVGLGLPINAEGREYHYDFLPSCGPIPKLFVIGSEDAYAPREQLERELAKATDPKRTVWVKGADHFFAGTPQSPEPKLGVMSEAVRTWLSASFGL; this is encoded by the coding sequence ATGAGCGGACAAGTACGAACCATTGAAGATCTCCGCGGCCCCGCCGGTCGCCTCGAAGCCGTGATGAACACCGGCACACAGGACGCACTCTATGCGGCCGTCGTCGCTCATCCGCATCCGCTCTACGGCGGCACCATGCACAACAAGGTCGTCTACCACGCGGCCAAGGCCTTCAATAGTTTTGGTCTGCCGACGCTGCGCTTCAACTTTCGTGGCGTAGGTCTAAGCGAAGGCGAACACGCCAACGGCAGCGGTGAGATCGACGACGTGCGCGCCGCCGTTGACTGGATGGACCGTGAGTTCCGTCTGCCCATCCTCTTCGCAGGCTTCTCGTTTGGATCGAACATCGGCTTTCGCGCCTGCTGCGGCGACCGTCGCATCGCAGGCCTCGTCGGGCTGGGACTGCCAATCAATGCGGAAGGGCGCGAGTACCACTACGACTTCCTGCCTTCGTGTGGGCCGATCCCGAAACTCTTCGTCATCGGCTCAGAGGACGCGTACGCTCCGCGCGAGCAGCTGGAGCGCGAACTCGCGAAGGCCACCGATCCGAAACGCACCGTATGGGTGAAGGGCGCGGACCACTTCTTCGCCGGGACGCCTCAGTCGCCGGAGCCGAAGCTGGGCGTCATGAGCGAAGCGGTGCGGACGTGGCTTTCGGCGAGCTTCGGGCTCTGA
- a CDS encoding alpha/beta fold hydrolase, whose amino-acid sequence MQPTRRHLNIDGLELSFLEQGKAVPGTPSLVLLHGLMGCADTFRRLLAELSEAQHVIALDFPGAGASERREGLDATLKYTSNLTARVLEKLMIRNACVVGHSHGGAVAMTLAQTVPERVGSLVLLAPAHPHFDEGDPVIRFYISLPGRLFAYSLPWFPQWMQRIGLRRMSGQERADTLEYLQPYRENLRTPGTIRHLLSLLRTWHKDMARLQRKLSKGVTQPTLMLWGDSDRAVPHTSADELLKHFRQVKLRILPGVGHRPAEECAERVAAHITSFLARVQDERLTQSPKLAESHVRTASLMTPSFGSGD is encoded by the coding sequence ATGCAGCCGACCCGCCGCCATCTCAACATCGATGGCCTGGAGCTTTCGTTTCTCGAACAGGGAAAGGCGGTTCCGGGAACGCCGTCGCTTGTCCTTTTGCATGGCCTGATGGGATGCGCCGACACCTTCCGTCGTCTGCTTGCGGAGCTATCGGAGGCGCAGCATGTGATCGCGCTGGATTTCCCCGGCGCGGGTGCCTCGGAACGCCGAGAAGGACTCGATGCGACGCTGAAGTACACCTCGAATCTCACCGCGCGGGTGCTGGAGAAGCTCATGATTCGGAACGCCTGCGTCGTCGGCCACTCCCACGGCGGAGCGGTCGCCATGACGCTGGCGCAGACCGTGCCTGAGCGCGTCGGTTCGCTCGTGCTGCTCGCGCCTGCGCATCCTCATTTCGACGAAGGTGACCCTGTCATCCGTTTTTATATCTCGCTGCCGGGGCGCCTGTTTGCGTACTCGCTGCCGTGGTTTCCGCAGTGGATGCAGCGCATCGGCCTGCGTCGTATGTCCGGCCAGGAGCGCGCGGACACGCTCGAATACCTGCAGCCTTATCGCGAAAACCTCCGCACACCCGGCACGATTCGGCATCTGCTTTCGCTCCTGCGCACCTGGCACAAAGACATGGCGCGTCTACAGCGGAAGCTGTCGAAGGGTGTCACGCAGCCGACGCTCATGCTTTGGGGAGACAGCGATCGCGCCGTGCCGCATACCTCAGCCGATGAACTGCTAAAGCACTTCCGCCAGGTGAAGCTGCGCATCCTGCCAGGTGTGGGCCATCGCCCCGCAGAAGAGTGCGCCGAACGAGTTGCCGCGCACATCACGAGCTTCCTCGCGCGGGTGCAGGACGAGCGCCTGACTCAGAGCCCGAAGCTCGCCGAAAGCCACGTCCGCACCGCTTCGCTCATGACGCCCAGCTTCGGCTCCGGCGACTGA
- a CDS encoding ATP-binding protein, producing MKSASQTRLLAVLLAVLTLAAMALGVANLMQEAAFNPPTDGIRWSEVDGGLKAYIVPADTPGGRAGIKRGDVLSAVTGANLQPADSVHWSEVDSGLKGFTASPDSATNPTNHSVIKQGNLPAASSVRVKRIASLERQMEAIGTWQHATYTIERQTSTHRMTSLDIGLILEPSDRTDYQVKRMIALVYLAIGLYVLFRRWGAPKSIHFFVFCLTSFVLYAFHYTGTLDGLDQTTFWLNEAALLLQPAMFLHFAMTFDGEATRRELRGLGVLVYLPALVLASLRFASLRLWAPTERLQHRLDQFDYAYLAGFYVLAAIIFWARYRSESKPLERQQLKWLTRGTLLTVAPFTAFYVIPFLADWNTPGILTKIAILSLILLPLTFSWAIVRYRLMDVDLIFKRGVTYTLATAALVGVYFGVIAVTAEFVHNNLPGLRSWGLVAAVIVAGLLFDPLKRMIQGRVDRIFDRKRFDYRETLIDFGKELNAQTDLRTLVGSIVERLPQTMLLTRVAVFLADDFGRFNLVASHGLGDNVRNRPLDLGFLDFSRNGEDSHIYFEGPHALLRLPDGQRETAISLDLNYYVPCRAARHEGRGKSTVAVLGLGRTGEGDFLSSEDMVLLESLAGYIGIAIQNAQLYERLTRKALEFERLRDFNENIVESINIGVFALDLDDRVESWNAQMEVMYATPRAEALRKTISEVFPAEFVQEFDRIRSEQGVVTLYKFRLHTPAGEARTANITVAPLLNKDFEAVGRIILVDDITDRVNMEAQLSQSEKLSSIGLLAAGVAHEVNTPLAVISSYAQMLGKQLRADDASQARLQPVLDKIIQQTFRASEIASGLLNFSRMGTVDFASTELNAVVRETTLLLEHQMRSGGVAVLTDLSGDTPIISGNRGKLQQVLVNLVLNAKDALQDKGSGQVKITTRRTESGAAELLVEDNGGGMPPEVVARIFDPFFTTKSTPKEGQRKGTGLGLSVTYGIIQEHHGIIEVSSVVGEGTTFRLEFPAETPDGRQKKASAKQEGIEVNV from the coding sequence ATGAAGAGCGCCTCGCAAACCCGGTTGCTTGCTGTGTTGCTGGCGGTACTGACGCTGGCGGCCATGGCACTCGGCGTCGCCAATCTGATGCAGGAGGCGGCCTTCAACCCGCCGACCGATGGTATCCGCTGGTCGGAGGTCGACGGCGGCCTCAAAGCCTACATCGTCCCCGCCGACACCCCAGGCGGCCGCGCCGGAATCAAGCGTGGCGACGTTCTCAGCGCCGTGACGGGCGCCAATCTTCAACCCGCCGACAGCGTTCATTGGTCTGAGGTCGACAGCGGCCTTAAGGGCTTCACCGCATCACCGGACTCGGCAACGAATCCGACGAACCATAGCGTCATCAAGCAAGGCAATCTTCCTGCGGCGAGCAGTGTCAGAGTGAAGCGCATAGCGTCGCTCGAACGCCAGATGGAAGCGATCGGCACCTGGCAGCACGCCACGTACACCATCGAGCGCCAGACCTCGACGCACCGGATGACTAGCCTCGATATCGGCCTTATTCTCGAGCCGTCAGACCGCACCGACTATCAGGTGAAGCGCATGATCGCGCTGGTCTACCTCGCGATCGGCCTGTATGTGCTCTTCCGTCGCTGGGGCGCACCGAAGTCGATCCACTTCTTCGTCTTCTGCCTCACATCGTTCGTCCTGTACGCCTTCCACTACACCGGCACGCTCGATGGGTTGGACCAAACGACCTTCTGGCTGAACGAGGCTGCGCTATTATTGCAGCCCGCCATGTTCCTGCACTTCGCCATGACCTTCGACGGCGAAGCGACGCGCCGGGAACTCCGCGGGCTCGGCGTACTGGTTTACCTGCCGGCTCTCGTCCTGGCCAGCCTGCGATTTGCCTCGCTACGTCTCTGGGCGCCGACCGAGCGACTGCAGCATCGGCTCGACCAGTTTGACTACGCCTACCTCGCGGGCTTTTACGTACTTGCGGCGATCATCTTCTGGGCTCGCTATCGCAGTGAGTCCAAGCCGCTGGAGCGCCAGCAGCTCAAGTGGCTGACACGCGGCACGCTGCTCACCGTGGCGCCCTTCACCGCCTTCTATGTGATCCCCTTCCTTGCGGACTGGAACACCCCCGGGATTCTCACGAAGATCGCCATCCTCAGCCTGATCCTGTTGCCGCTGACCTTCTCCTGGGCCATCGTGCGCTATCGTCTGATGGACGTCGACCTCATCTTCAAGCGCGGCGTCACTTATACGCTTGCGACGGCCGCGCTCGTGGGCGTCTACTTCGGCGTCATTGCCGTCACTGCCGAGTTCGTCCACAACAATCTTCCGGGACTGCGCTCCTGGGGCCTTGTCGCAGCGGTCATCGTTGCCGGCCTGCTCTTCGACCCGCTGAAGCGCATGATTCAAGGACGCGTCGATCGCATCTTCGACCGCAAGCGATTCGACTACCGCGAGACGCTGATCGACTTCGGCAAGGAACTCAACGCGCAGACCGATCTCCGGACGCTCGTCGGCAGCATCGTCGAGCGCCTGCCGCAAACCATGTTGCTGACGCGCGTCGCCGTATTCCTCGCGGACGATTTCGGACGCTTCAATCTGGTCGCCTCGCACGGTCTTGGGGACAACGTTCGCAACCGCCCGCTGGATCTCGGCTTCCTCGACTTCTCGCGCAACGGAGAAGACTCTCATATCTACTTCGAAGGCCCGCACGCGCTGCTACGCCTACCCGACGGCCAGCGCGAAACAGCGATCTCGCTAGACCTGAACTACTACGTTCCGTGTCGCGCCGCACGGCATGAAGGCCGTGGCAAATCCACGGTCGCAGTGCTCGGCCTTGGCCGAACGGGCGAAGGCGACTTCCTCTCTTCGGAAGACATGGTGCTTCTCGAGTCGCTTGCAGGCTACATTGGTATCGCCATCCAGAACGCGCAGCTCTACGAGCGCCTCACACGCAAGGCCCTCGAGTTCGAACGCCTCCGCGACTTCAATGAAAATATCGTCGAGTCCATCAATATCGGCGTCTTCGCGCTCGATCTCGACGACCGCGTGGAAAGCTGGAACGCGCAGATGGAAGTGATGTACGCCACGCCGCGTGCAGAGGCTCTGCGCAAGACGATCAGCGAGGTCTTCCCTGCGGAGTTCGTGCAGGAGTTTGATCGCATCCGCTCCGAGCAGGGCGTGGTCACGCTCTACAAGTTCCGCCTCCATACTCCTGCCGGCGAAGCCCGCACGGCAAACATCACTGTTGCTCCGCTGCTCAACAAGGACTTTGAAGCGGTGGGCCGCATCATCCTCGTGGACGACATCACCGACCGCGTAAACATGGAAGCGCAGCTCTCACAGTCAGAGAAGCTCTCGTCGATTGGCTTGCTCGCCGCAGGCGTCGCTCATGAGGTCAACACTCCGCTTGCGGTCATCAGCAGCTACGCGCAGATGCTCGGCAAGCAGCTCCGCGCGGATGACGCCAGCCAGGCACGCCTGCAGCCGGTGCTCGACAAGATCATCCAGCAGACCTTCCGCGCAAGCGAGATCGCCAGCGGGTTGCTGAACTTCTCGCGCATGGGCACGGTGGACTTTGCCTCCACCGAGCTGAATGCCGTTGTGCGCGAAACGACCCTGCTTCTCGAGCACCAGATGCGTTCGGGCGGAGTCGCCGTGCTGACCGATCTTTCCGGCGACACGCCCATCATCTCGGGCAACCGCGGCAAGCTCCAGCAGGTTCTCGTCAATCTCGTGCTGAACGCGAAGGACGCCCTGCAGGACAAGGGTTCCGGCCAGGTCAAGATCACCACGCGCCGCACTGAATCCGGTGCGGCCGAGCTACTCGTCGAAGACAACGGAGGCGGTATGCCTCCCGAGGTCGTGGCTCGCATCTTCGACCCATTCTTCACCACGAAGAGCACGCCGAAGGAAGGCCAGCGGAAAGGAACGGGGCTTGGCCTCTCCGTCACTTACGGCATCATCCAGGAGCATCACGGCATCATCGAGGTATCGAGTGTCGTAGGAGAAGGCACCACGTTCCGGCTGGAGTTCCCGGCAGAAACACCCGACGGTCGCCAGAAAAAGGCGAGCGCAAAGCAAGAAGGGATTGAAGTGAATGTCTAG
- a CDS encoding sigma-54-dependent transcriptional regulator codes for MSSSTALGERESGRNGAAKAKQQRILIIDDEAGIRDSLETLLGLEGFDVDMAPEGVAGLNLLTSNVYDLLLLDLSLPGESGIELLPRIKALAPELPVIMITAYGTVGNVVDAMSAGAANFIQKPWDNEKLLADIRAAIGRSEAEQEVVHLKRALKQRSSFENIVGKSEPMLRLFDTVAQIAPSRSTVLIQGESGTGKELIARAIHANSPRRDKPFIPVNTGAVPSDLLESTLFGHERGAFTSAVASKKGLFEVADQGTLFLDEIGTMTMDMQAKILRVLQDRRFMRLGGTQEMQVDVRIIAATNVPLAQAVKDGRFREDLFYRLNVIAVELPPLRNRKEDIPLLALHYLHHYALENGFQTPELTSDALRVMMDYDWPGNVRELENAMERSVVLATSPLITPDLLPTQLRGTTYSTTMLEQRADASLFDVIEDIERRIIADRLERCNWNQTEASEYFRIPLSTLNQKIKRLNIEVRKRNRD; via the coding sequence ATGTCTAGTAGTACAGCGCTCGGCGAGCGCGAATCAGGTCGTAACGGAGCAGCGAAGGCGAAGCAGCAGCGCATTCTCATCATCGATGACGAGGCGGGCATCCGCGATTCGCTGGAAACGCTCCTCGGGCTCGAAGGATTTGACGTAGACATGGCTCCGGAAGGAGTCGCAGGCCTCAACCTGCTGACCTCCAATGTCTACGACCTGTTGCTGCTGGACCTGTCCCTTCCCGGCGAAAGCGGTATCGAGCTGCTGCCTCGCATCAAAGCGCTTGCACCCGAACTGCCGGTCATCATGATCACCGCCTACGGCACGGTCGGCAACGTCGTCGACGCGATGAGTGCAGGTGCGGCGAACTTCATCCAGAAGCCGTGGGACAACGAGAAGCTGCTCGCCGATATCCGCGCCGCCATTGGCCGCAGCGAGGCTGAGCAAGAGGTCGTTCACCTCAAGCGTGCGCTGAAGCAGCGCTCTAGCTTCGAGAATATCGTGGGTAAGAGCGAGCCGATGCTCCGTCTCTTCGACACCGTGGCGCAGATCGCGCCGTCCCGCTCAACAGTGCTCATTCAGGGCGAGAGCGGTACGGGTAAAGAGCTCATCGCACGCGCGATTCATGCGAATTCGCCGCGCCGCGATAAGCCGTTCATCCCTGTAAACACCGGCGCGGTGCCGAGCGATCTGCTGGAGTCCACGCTCTTCGGTCACGAACGCGGGGCCTTCACCTCGGCCGTAGCATCGAAGAAAGGCCTCTTCGAAGTCGCCGACCAGGGCACGCTCTTTCTCGACGAAATTGGCACGATGACGATGGATATGCAGGCCAAGATTCTGCGCGTCCTGCAGGATCGTCGCTTCATGCGCCTCGGCGGCACACAGGAGATGCAGGTGGACGTTCGCATCATCGCGGCGACCAACGTCCCGTTGGCGCAGGCCGTCAAGGATGGCCGCTTCCGCGAAGATCTCTTCTACCGCCTCAACGTCATTGCGGTCGAGCTTCCGCCGCTGCGCAATCGCAAGGAAGATATTCCCCTTCTCGCGCTGCATTACCTGCATCACTACGCGCTCGAGAACGGCTTCCAGACGCCGGAGCTCACCAGCGATGCGCTGCGCGTGATGATGGATTACGACTGGCCGGGCAACGTGCGTGAGCTTGAAAACGCGATGGAGCGCAGCGTTGTGTTGGCTACTTCGCCTCTGATCACGCCGGATCTGCTGCCCACGCAGCTACGTGGCACCACCTACTCCACGACGATGCTCGAGCAGCGCGCGGATGCTTCCCTCTTCGACGTGATAGAGGACATCGAGCGCCGCATCATCGCCGACCGCCTGGAGCGCTGCAACTGGAATCAGACGGAAGCGTCGGAGTACTTCCGCATCCCACTTTCGACGTTGAACCAGAAGATCAAGCGCCTCAATATCGAAGTCCGGAAACGGAACCGAGACTAG
- a CDS encoding tRNA nucleotidyltransferase/poly(A) polymerase family protein, with protein sequence MADYIYLLANRLTPAQFAALNVVREVARERGNTVFLVGGSVRDLTAGFSIRDLNFAVQGNALKLKKDFQKAGFTLTGEHEPLQTLFFSAPGGVRLEVGSTLTASYPKPGKPVYRAASILDDLRRRDFTANAMAISLNEGSYGLLMDPLNGVADIENMELRLVSNYGFIEDPARMIRAARLGARLGWQMEDRTRQRYDNGKDENYIAALSNWQRGYELEAIVHEEDPIRVLGRLESEGWMKFLLPSWTTAKANENELNKLRDVQGQLQTAGIHPDPSAAYFPLLTAKLAPKDVAELKSLFPRPGFVEQIENLDAATKAFATEFSGKAASVPSDAWRMIYAAVPEQLLWLAYTSKSAPVQARFKAFFQDWPAAKARIPYAIMQEMRITPDLPVYAELIDKLGFALMDGLLETPEALKAFLEPYSPPAPPVVNLRRRPLKRETKASKKKAAKAVVAVDDEGEEDSAAAPALAAEAAPVAPVEEAAPKKAKPAKAEPVAAPKPAAPAKTVAKKVVAPPAKAAKKAAPAPVKTAKKAVPVKAAKPVAKKAAPAKVVAKKAAKPVAKKVVAKKAVVVKKAAAKKVVAKKVVAKKAAPAKKPVAKKAVKKVAKKR encoded by the coding sequence ATGGCCGATTACATTTACCTGCTGGCGAACCGCCTCACCCCCGCACAATTTGCCGCTTTGAACGTCGTTCGTGAGGTCGCTCGCGAGCGCGGCAACACGGTATTCCTCGTCGGTGGCTCGGTGCGTGACCTGACAGCGGGTTTCTCGATTCGCGACCTGAACTTCGCGGTTCAGGGCAACGCGCTCAAGCTCAAGAAGGACTTCCAGAAGGCCGGTTTTACCCTGACGGGCGAACATGAGCCGCTGCAGACGCTCTTCTTCTCGGCACCCGGTGGTGTCCGCCTCGAAGTCGGCTCCACGCTGACGGCGAGCTACCCGAAGCCCGGAAAGCCGGTCTATCGCGCGGCTTCGATCCTCGACGATCTGCGCCGCCGCGACTTCACCGCGAACGCCATGGCGATCTCGCTGAACGAGGGCTCCTACGGTCTGTTGATGGATCCGCTGAACGGCGTTGCGGACATCGAAAACATGGAGCTGCGCCTGGTCTCCAACTACGGCTTCATCGAAGACCCTGCCCGCATGATCCGCGCAGCGCGCCTGGGCGCTCGCCTGGGGTGGCAGATGGAAGACCGGACTCGCCAGCGCTATGACAACGGCAAGGACGAGAACTATATTGCGGCGCTTTCGAACTGGCAGCGAGGGTACGAACTCGAGGCGATCGTTCATGAAGAAGATCCCATCCGCGTCCTCGGTCGTCTCGAATCCGAAGGCTGGATGAAGTTCCTCCTGCCTTCGTGGACCACCGCAAAGGCGAACGAGAACGAGCTGAACAAGCTTCGCGACGTGCAGGGACAGCTCCAGACTGCGGGCATCCACCCGGACCCGTCGGCAGCCTACTTCCCGCTGCTTACGGCGAAGCTCGCACCGAAGGATGTGGCAGAGCTCAAGTCGCTCTTCCCGCGCCCCGGTTTCGTCGAGCAGATCGAGAACCTCGACGCGGCAACGAAGGCTTTTGCGACTGAGTTCTCGGGCAAGGCAGCGTCAGTTCCTTCTGATGCCTGGCGCATGATCTATGCGGCGGTCCCGGAGCAGTTGTTGTGGCTGGCGTACACGTCGAAGTCGGCTCCTGTGCAGGCCCGCTTCAAGGCGTTCTTCCAGGATTGGCCGGCGGCGAAGGCGCGCATTCCGTACGCGATCATGCAGGAAATGCGCATCACTCCTGACCTTCCGGTCTACGCGGAGTTGATCGACAAGCTCGGCTTCGCGCTGATGGACGGCCTGCTTGAGACGCCGGAAGCTCTGAAGGCATTCCTCGAGCCGTACTCGCCTCCGGCTCCGCCGGTGGTGAATCTGCGCCGCCGTCCGTTGAAGCGTGAGACGAAGGCCAGCAAGAAGAAGGCTGCAAAGGCCGTGGTTGCAGTGGATGACGAGGGCGAAGAAGACTCCGCAGCGGCTCCCGCTTTGGCTGCTGAAGCGGCCCCGGTGGCGCCTGTCGAGGAAGCTGCGCCGAAGAAGGCGAAACCTGCAAAGGCTGAGCCTGTAGCTGCGCCGAAGCCTGCCGCACCGGCTAAGACCGTCGCGAAGAAGGTGGTTGCTCCTCCGGCGAAGGCCGCGAAGAAGGCTGCGCCCGCACCGGTCAAGACGGCCAAGAAGGCCGTTCCGGTAAAGGCTGCTAAGCCAGTCGCGAAGAAGGCCGCGCCTGCCAAGGTCGTTGCCAAGAAAGCGGCAAAGCCCGTCGCCAAGAAGGTCGTGGCGAAAAAGGCGGTCGTGGTGAAGAAGGCGGCAGCGAAGAAGGTCGTCGCCAAGAAAGTAGTGGCGAAGAAGGCCGCTCCTGCCAAGAAGCCGGTAGCGAAGAAGGCCGTAAAGAAAGTCGCCAAGAAGCGTTAG
- a CDS encoding DUF6982 domain-containing protein produces the protein MATGQKKAIVRLADDRLLWGYLPSQGFVASGQVTLMLVEGKAESVDLMEVQSIAFVRDFNLNDKSEPERLGRRQFQGRPRSPGLWVRLHLPGNDLLEGMTEFDVTMMNSLLEDGGLMLTPPDGRSNTLRLFLPRHRIVSIEVLGWITTTAKPSAPKRSVAEDQPVLFER, from the coding sequence GTGGCCACTGGGCAAAAGAAAGCGATCGTACGACTCGCGGACGATCGGCTCCTCTGGGGATACCTTCCGTCCCAGGGTTTCGTAGCGTCCGGCCAGGTCACTCTCATGCTCGTGGAGGGCAAGGCAGAGTCGGTCGATCTGATGGAGGTCCAGTCAATTGCATTCGTGCGGGACTTCAACCTGAACGACAAGTCTGAGCCCGAACGGCTTGGGCGCCGACAGTTCCAAGGGCGACCCCGGTCACCCGGGCTTTGGGTGCGGCTGCATCTGCCCGGAAACGACTTGCTCGAGGGGATGACCGAGTTCGACGTGACGATGATGAACAGCCTGCTAGAGGACGGCGGACTGATGCTTACGCCACCCGACGGTCGCAGCAATACGCTGCGCCTCTTCCTTCCACGCCACCGCATCGTGTCGATCGAGGTCTTGGGCTGGATCACAACGACCGCGAAGCCGTCGGCGCCAAAGCGCAGCGTGGCGGAGGATCAGCCTGTGCTCTTTGAGCGGTAG